The region GCCTGCACTGTGTTGGGCACGATCCCCCGAGCCAGGCGGGCTTCTGGGACCGCTTCCCAAAAGCCTCACCCAGCCCACTGCTCCCCTGACCCACTGTTCCTTATGCTAACCCTTCTGAGCATGTTTTACTATATCTGTCTGCGGCGCCGGTCCAGGAGCGGAACTCGGGGTGAGGCGCTGACCAGCAGGCGCGCCGTGGAGTCAGGCCAGAGGGCTACCCTGCCCATCAGCGTGGAGGTGGAACAGTATGCCAAAGGTATGATCATTCACCTGctattgtgcccttgagcaaggcacttagtcCAAACCTTTAAAATAGCTCCAGATGTGCTGCACTGGAGCCGACACTGTGTGCTCCTCCCATAATGTGTGCTGTGTGTTTGCGTGCTATTGTCTGGTGGATTGGGAGCAGATGGACTAACCTTATCCTATCCTATAGAGGTGCTGGACTTCAGCTCCCACTACGGCAGTGAGAACAGCATGTCGTACACCATGTGGAACCTGGCCGGCATGCCCAACGTCTACCCCAGCTCTGGGGACTTTACCCAGACGGCCGTGTTCAGGGCCTACGGGACGTGGTGGGAGCAGTGTGTCAGCGCGCCACTGCCCTTCCGCCGCACGCCCAAGGCCTTCCACAGCCAGGACTACATCGAGCTGGCCTTCGAGGAGCCCGTCTACCCCACAGCTGTGGAGGTGTTGGAGACCTACCACCCGGGGGCTATCGTCCAGATCATGGCCTGCTCCCTCAACCCCTTCTCCCAGAACCCTCCCACCGACGTCCGGTAAGGACCAGTGGTGGTGTGGGACTCGGGTTGTAGAAATTTCTTCTATCATGACATTTTTGCTTTTCATCCATAGCCACTTTTACACCTTCCCtgtataccaccctgcatcccactgctggcttgcttctgaagctatgcagggttggtcctggtcggtccctggattggagaccagatgctgctggaagtggtgttgaagggccagtaggaggcaccctttccactggtctaaaaaaaaattgcccaataccccagggcagtgattggggacattgctttgtgtagggtgctgtctttaggatgggatgttaaacgggtgtcctgactctctgtggtcactaaagatcctcgtgagtaggggtgttaaccctggtgtcctggctaaattcccaatctggcctcatatcatcacggtcacctaatcatccccagtttacaattggctcattcatcccccctcctctcccctgtaactattccccaggtcgttgctgtaaatgagaatgtgttctcattcaacttacctggtaaaataagggtacatttatatatatttgcTTCAATCTCTCAACACAACTGGTGCTTCTATTTGAGTCAGTcgtctatttccttaatgcacacagcttttgctcaaaacatttttgaaaagaCTACCACGTTGTTTATTGtaaccattaaaataacaaatctATCGGAGGTTAGACTTGCAAAGACTAGGCTGCCTATCATACACCCCAATTTCgcccttcagcaccatggagagcaGTATCGGCAATCACCGAAGTCACGTTTTCTTTTTGGTGGCGTCatggctagcaacaatgacagaATTTTGAAAGAATGTTTTTAATGCACATGACCGTAGGAATATCAAAGCTGTGTCCATGGTAACCTCAAACAATTCATTTAGACCCAGCGTTTATTTGAAACAGGCATTTATTTGCGGAAATGTGTGCAGATGCCCGACTATTaaaatgtacgtgtgtgtgtgtgtgtgtggagtcagtatgaatgtgtatgtgtgtgtgatcaagTTAAGGACTGAGTGAGTGTGTGCATAGTCGgtgcaaaaataaaaatgtaatacaagGTTCAATGCATATAGTccatgtagccattttgttatctgtttagcagtcttatggcttggagataGAAGCTGGTTAGGAGCCTGTTGGGGTCAGACTTGTTGCTCCGGTACCAGCTgctgtgcggaagcagagagaacagtctatggcttgggtggctggattcTTTAACAATTATCTGGGCCTTCCTTTCACgctgcctgatatagaggtcctggatggcagggagctctgccccagtgatgtactgggctgtccgcaccaccctctgtagtgccatgcgatcgagggcggtgcagttgtcataccaagcaatgatgcagccagtcaagatgctctcaattgtggaATGTCCTTTTTCTATTAATTAgtaaatagaccaataagaaagagagttccaaatctctctgccaacagctaattttcagttttcccctctccactcagaccactctcagtcctagcaaaattcttgcttgagaaactgctctttgctaagaagctattttgtttgttttcaattaaacGGCTGGATTGGACCTTTTTAAAGTCATGCTTGcacttttatttgtatttcttttaaCATATGGGTAGTCCTGGGAATCTAACCCACTGTCCTGGCGTTGCAACCgccatgctctaacaactgagctacagaggaccacaacCAAATTCGTGTTTGTACTCTATTggctggtttcccggacacagattaagcctagtctcAGAATAAAAAGCACTTAGATTCTCCATTGAGCCCGTTTTTATTAGTTCAGGACTAGGCTTAGTATGGGCAAACTGCCCTAAGTGAATGTCTCAGATTAAAGagcggtgagtgtgtgtgtgtacctcttgaCAGGTGTAcctctgtctgtccccaggtgGGAGGTGTTGTGGGCTGAGGAGCCCACCAAGGTGCTGACTCCCCAGGCCAGGCAGTTCTCCCCCAGCATCAAGCAGCTGAGCTTCCCCACCAACTTGATCCGCGTGGAGGTCAACAGCTCCCTGCTAAAGTACTACACGGAGCTGGACGCCGTCGTCCTGCGCGGCCAGAAAGAGAGGCCCATCCTCTCCCTTTATAAGATGCCCAGAATCGACATCTGTGACCTGAGTGACAGCGATGAGGAGCTGTCTGACCCGGGAGTCTCCTTCAGACAGGCCGGGGATGGCAAGCACATTAACCTAGGGAATGGATACTTTGATAAACTGCCCTACGAGGTGGGGAGAATACGCTATTAGACACTCACATATACTACAACACTCGTATATGGCTGCTGGCTGCATTTTCTGTCCACGAAACGGCACTGAAATTTGAAAAAAGGTTGGCAATAGTTACAGGACAATTGCAAGATGCTGTTTTTCCAAACAATTCTCGCTTTGGTTTTAAagatggcggagcgatttctgcatagtccATTTCCTGTTTGCAAACATGTGACTAGTTTGCctgatttcagtttatgtgactaaaacaagcaagtatagtgtagagaatcattgtaccatctaaactgctatgaaatatatatttttcataaccattttcagctgtttgaagctggtgtacaaaactaaAAGTAAAAGACAGAAACGAAACTTAACAatgaaagcatagaaatagcacacacagAACAGATATAATGCTTCTTAGATGTGGTtttaatgagaatgacagatctataacatatGATATAATTTCTATGTGAATTCGGTTGGGTTGCCCAAAAAATGAAAATATTTATGTTTAGGGTATCTTGGGCAGTTTTTGTACTTTGCCAGGACTTAATTTGACAAAAGATGTCTCCCATAGACCGACACATACTGTCTTGGACCCATGGAGATATTTGATATTAAGCTTACAAAATAGTAATTTTCATGTTATAAAGGCATGTCATATTTTCTAAGACAAGCTGTTCTCTTGGTTTTATGTACTATCCAAACCGCTGCCACTCACCTCACTCCTCACAaccgatgtgtgtgtgtctgaaataCAATATAGCTATTATCTGCTAGCTGATACCCTGTTGAACACACAGCGTATTGTTTATTcactgcacacatacacacctatTCTCTCTCTACCACTGTCTTACTGAGAAGCACACTTCCATATTGCACAAACAGGCAGATTCACTGCCACACTGAAACTCACTGCCACAAGAATATTGCTTTGTGTGTGTTCCACCTACACTCTTTTATATTATTCTGCTCTGCCTGACATCAtcccttctgtctctttcttgcTTTCTTTCTTGCTTagcttgtctctctcttcctccatcattatttatctttctccctctaccccctctcccaccatcctcccttctctcttATTATCTCTCTGtaattctctccctcctctccccctgcagTTGATCCAGCTGATAGTTAGCCACTTGACCCTGCCCGACCTGTGTCGCCTGACCCAGACCTGTAAGCTACTCCACCAGCACTGCTGTGACCCCCTCCAGTACATCCAGCTGAGCCTGCAGCCATATTGGGCTCGCCTCAGTGACACCTCCCTGGGCCACCTGCAGGGCCGCTGCACGCTGCTTCAGAGGCTCAACCTCTCCTGGACCGGCAACCGTGGAGCCCTCACCCTCACCGGCTTCAGCAGGTGAGGCATGGGGCTGGGGGGACTAGAGAATCTGGACATTTGTGGTTCATCGGTCTCTGTCTTCAGAGTGGCATGTGTGTGCCCATCACTTCCGTTGATTTCAGGGTGAGGAACCGTCTGTGTAAATATTGGATTATAAATTGTGCCTTTCTGTATTTTACTTGTGCTAAAAatctttattctattctactgagccattcactttatgttcgtattcttagctttttattatttattgttgttgcattgttgagaaggaacctgcaagtaagcattttttagttggacagtgtataccatgtgtatcccgtacatacaACTAATGAAACTTGAAACTGAAACTAACATAAcgctgtcaaatcaaatcaaatgtatttatatagcccttcttacatcagctgatatctcaaagtgctgtacagaaacccagcctaaaaccccaaacagcaagcaatgcaggtgtagaagcacggtggctaggaaaaactccctagaaaggccaaaacctaggaagaaacctagagaggaatgaggggtggccaggctatgaggggtggccagtcctcttctggctgtgccgggtggagattataacagcacatggcctagatgttcaaatgttcataaattaccagcattgtcaaataataataatcatagtagttgtcgagggtgcaacaagtcagtaacacaagagtaagtgtcagttggctttttcatagccgatctttgagagtatctctaccgctcctgctgtctctagagagttgaaaacagcaggtctgggacaggtagcacgtccagtgaacaggtcagggttccatagctgcaggcagaacagttggaactggagcagcagcacgtccaggtgaactggggacagcaaggacaGCAAATCCTGACCTTCCGTGTTAATGTTGTTGCCACGCCACAACACAGGTctgaccccctccccccctcctcccctcctccctctcagcTTCATGAAGGCGTGTGGTGGGAGCCTGGTGTGTCTGGAGCTGTCGTGTTGTCACTTCCTGAGTGAACCGTGTCTGGAGGTCATCTCCCAGACGTGTCCCGGGCTGCAGGAGCTCAACCTGTCCTCGTGCGACCGCCTCCACCCGCAGGCCTTCACACACATCTCCAAGCTCACCCGCCTGCGCCGGCTAGTGCTCTACCGCACAAAGAtagaggtacagtgccttcagaagtaccctttgacttattctacattttgttgtgttacagtttgaaatttcaaaatggttgaaaaaaattaataaatcacctatctacacacaataccccttaaacctctctgggatatgtgggacgctagcgtcccacctctacaacagccagtgaaattgcagggcgccaaattcaaaacaacagaaatctcataattaaaattcctcaaacatacaagtattatacaccattttaaagataaacctcttattaatccagccacagtgtccaatttcaaaaaggctttacggcgaaagcataccataggattatgttaggtcagcgcctagtcacaaaaaaacatacatcaattttccagccaaagagaggagtcacaaaaagcagaaatagagataaaattaatcactaacctttgatgatcttcatcagatggcactcataggacttcatgttacacaatacatgtatgttttgttcgataaagttcatatttatatccaaaaatctcagtttacattggcacattatgttcagtaatgttttgcctccaaaacatccagtgattttgcagggagccacatcaatttacagaaatactcatcataaacgttgatataagatacaagtgttttacatagaattgaagatacacttctccttaatgcaaccgctgtgtcagatttcaaaaaagctttacggcaaaagcacaccatgcaataatctgagtatagcgctcagccaccaaaacaagccatacagccatgttgtggagtcaacaaaagtcagaaatagcattataaatattcacttacctcttcatcggaatgcactcccaggaatcccagttccacaataaatgttcgttttgtttcgataaagtccatatttatgtccaaatacctcctttttgttcgcgcgttcagacaTGACTTTTCACTGTGAAAGGGCTTTATCTATGTTGCTTGGTGATACGGATTCGCACACATCCTTGCACTTTGAAAAGCGATGATGTCGAGGTGAGTGAAATAAGTAAACAGCAGTTTGGTGTTGTCAATGTTTGATGCTGTGAGATTAGCAAATCATAATTTGGTTGGTACAGGTGAGCACATCCGTGCCAGCGGTCAAGATCGAATGATTGCTCTTTGTCTCATGGAAATAGTTTAAATGTTTAGCTGTGTATAGTCAACTAACTAGTTGGTTGTTTTGTCTAGTTTCTACCAATGTAATTATATGGAAACTgcttgctatagctagctagctaattagttaGTCTGTCAGGCAAGAAAAGTTGTGCGTAGCGGTAAATTTGGACAGCGCTCACGAAGCGTCAACCTCAGCTGTCACTTTCACTACTACAGACAACCTGCTAACTAGCACTGCAAACTGTCCCAGCTTCGTAACAAATCAGCTAACATTCGTGAACTCTAGTTAGTCTGTCAGGCAAGAAAGCAAGAGTTGATtggaagagagagtgtgtggaatGGGAGGCGTGTTGCTAACTGTATCACAAGTGGCGGAACAAGAGTTTTATACATGGGGTGTCCAGGGGGTGGCCAAGGCTTTCTTCAGGGGGTCCATATAGACCATGacagaaaatgtgtgtgtaacCCTAACCTGGCATCTAAGGAGCATGAATGAATCCTATGATTGCTGATTAGAGGTAGAAGTGATAATTCACTTAATCTGGAGTTCTTCAATGTGGCAGATAGTGTGATCCAAAAGGGTTACTTCACTAGAATTCTTTAACATACTATGAATAGTCAGTGTCTCTACCTCAGAACTGCAGCTcaatgtctttctttctttctcacacacacacacacacacacacacacacacacacacacacacacacacacacacacacacacacacacacacactgtactcacATACTGGAGAGACTTGGGTCACTCTGTTTTCATGAATATATCATCTGTGTCTATAAGTGTTATAAGAGTCTATaaaatattttcagaaaattAAGCTCAAGCACCAAGGAGATAAGATAGCATTTGTGTGTTACATAAATTACatagtttatttacaaaaaaacactGCAATTTGACATACCTGGTATCAAGCAGAAATGGACTTGAAAAAGAAAAAATAATTTTGATGCCCATCAATATTACAAACTTACACTATTAAATTTATGCCCATATATATTATGTTAACTAATAGCAAAGAAAAGTTTTGGAATTGGCCTAATCAAGACCAAATGAAATCTGTGTGACATGATACCCTTTGGATTTATCATTTTAGAACATCAGTGTACTAGTTAGTACACAGTGCAGGTTTTAATCATGACCAGAGGGACAGCCTAAGTGCCAAATTGTCCTAGGTAGATTTAAAACAGCATCATTCTGCTGTTCTGGTGAGAACTGGCAAAATGTTTCACAAACTCAtccatgttgagggagcgtgtcCTCCTTGACTCAACACTGAGAATTCCGAGGTGACTTAACATGTCATCAACCATTGTTGTCTTAAGGTGGGTTTTTAATCCGTTTTAAAGCTTAGAAGCTTCTCTCGCAAGACGCACTGCTGACTGGTGTAACAGAAATCTTACAATGTCAAAATAGCTCATGGAAGGCCTATTTATAAGGTTCTAGAAACACAACAAAGTCTAGGAGAGTAGACAATCTGTCCCTTCCACTTTTCTCTCTCCTATCAAGAAGCCACTTGGTTTGATGAAACCTCATGTTTGAGGTCCTCTAAGTCTGACTCAAAGGTCTGAGCAAAGGCAAACAGAGGCTCCTCATTCAAGAAAGTTGGACTCTTTGGGTTGAGCGACTGGACCCCTTGCATTATCTTGCAATTCTTTGAAAAACGCCTCTGCAGCTCAGCTGTGAGACTGTCAAGCTCCTGATAAAAGATAGCTCTTTGGTGGCTCTCACCATCACTTTGGTCTCTATTTTTCTGTCCTACAGTGCTCATCATCAATGAGTCGTAAAATCTTAAGCTTGTTTTGGGTCTTTTACACACTGTACACTTATTTTGCAGTGCTCTGCAATCTCTTCaactagggatgcacaatatatcagTGAACATGTCGGAATCgtccgatattagctaaaaatgccaacatcggtattgcATCGGCCAAGGTTAATGCCGATGTTAAAAACTGATACCAAAGCTACcctgcatacctatataacgcacagttgaagtcggaagtttacatacaccttagccaaatacatttaaactcagtttttcacaattcctgacatttaatccaagtaaaagtTCCCtttctttggtcagttaggatcaccactttattttaaaaatgtgaaatgtcagaataatagtagaaagaatgatgtatttcagcttttatttcttcacattcccagtgggtcagaagtttacatacactcaattagtatttggtagcattgcctttaaatggtttaacttgggtcaaatgtttcgggtagccttccacaagcttcccacaataagttgggtgaattttggtccattcctcctgacagagctggtgtaactgagtccggtttgtaggcctccttgctcgcacacgctttttcagttctgcccacaaatttctatgggattgaggtcagggctttgtgatgggcactccaataccttgactttgttgtccttaagacattttgccacaactttggaagtatgcttggggtcattgtccatttgaaagacccatttgtgaccaagctttaacttcctgactgatgtcttgagatgttgcttcaatatatccacatcaatttcctccctcatgatgccatctattttgtgaagtgcaccagtccctcctgcagcaaagcacccccacaacatgatgctgccacccccgcgcttcacggttgggatggtgttcttcggcttgcaagcctccccctttttcctccaaacataacaatggtcattattgccaaacagttctatttttgattcatcagaccagaagacatttctcccaaaagtacgatatttgtccccatgtgcagttgcaaaccgtagtctggcttttttatggcggttttggagccatggcttcttccttgctgagcggcctttcaggttatgccgatataggactctttttacttttgtaccggtttcctccagcatcttcataaggtcctttgctgctgttctaggattgatttgcactttttgcaccaaagtacgttcatctcaagtagacagaacgcgtctccttcctgagcggtatgacggctgcgtggtcccattgtgtttatacttgcatactgttgtttgtagagatgaacgtggtaccttcaggcgtttgcaaatttctcccaaggatgaaccagatttgtggaggtctacaattttctttctcaggtcttggctgatttcttttgattttcccatgatgtcaagcaaagaagcactgattttgaaggtaggccttgaaatacatccacaggtacacctccaattgactcaaatgatgtcaattagccaatcagaagcttctaaagccatgacatcattttctggaattttccaagctgtttaaaggcactgtcaacttagtgtatgtaaacttctgacccactggaattgtgaattataagtgaaataatctgtctgtaaacaactgttggaaaaattacttgtgtcatgcacaaagtagatgtcctaaccgacttgccaaaactataggaatttgtggagtggttgaaaaacgagttttaatgactccaaccgaagtgtatgtaaactttcgacttcaactgtaggtacatgacgtaataacACTACGTAAAATTTTGAGCCTcatgtgcaacacagcattcctaacctagcccacacaaTGTTTGCTGTGTGGatcaagcagtcaacaagtcgagcagttatttgaaagagtaagaaaatttcagcgagacaactcaaagccGAAATctattaaagccaagataatgcaaTTCAATCCCCTTGATAACAAACCGTTCTCtgttgtgggtgatgttggctttcaccgactggtcgagcaccggtacactctaccaagtgcgctatttttcagatgttgcccattccggagttacacagtaatagcgtcactgctattatctacatgacatacatactatggaacgccgtttgggtctttgcgtgtcaaaaaagatacagtagcactgtcaaagctggacaaaaaagtctgcaaacaagtaAACACCGGCCACGAATGATGTGTTAACAATAccacgttggtaataaagcataatttgttcgaccgcaacttctggggtagcatgctttagcttggtacctagctagcaacaatacaaccagcctgaaaacaatgaccagtagaaactgcagtcattttcatcattcttagcaatgatttagaaATTCTtataagtattagctaggttgccacttgttgttcgcctattgaaattgaacttcagttcatgaaaataaatagctagccagctacttaaccctgttgcccaaagctaacgttataagcagccagctagctttatcaggctagtgaggctcgactaGACCGggttgtgttgtgaagctaggcACAATAAGggttaggcacaatagtggaatttgcggtttgccttctgaaggctaaccgcaaagtccgttgttgtggctaatccttattgtggctagcttcacatagatgggtccgaccaccattaatcaaataagaactctcttataaattagggttattttagatgatgacacatAGCTATATAATTAGCTAgataactatagctactgaaacagatgtcgttATTTgacgtatcttttttgacacacaaagacccaaacggcattctaTAGAAATCCTGGtggagaatgaaacgactgaacaaatgaacaatgaaatggcacagcaagtaagtgaaagaaatataggttttgattatgttttactggtaatggggacatacgtaaatggcaacaaaataactttttggtcacagtgttgtgtgtgtgtaacctttatttaactaggcaggtcagttaagaacaaattcttatttacaatgacggctcaggcaacgctgggccaattgtgcgccgcccaatggtaCTCCCAATAACTACCGGATGTGAtccagcctggatttgaaccagggactgtagtgacacctcttgcactgagatgcagtgccttagaccgctgcgtccatgtgtgtttgtgttaactatttaattgtactagaatgcttaaaaggatGCACATTTTTTTAATATTGGGTATCGGTATCGGGTTTTGTTGGCAaagaaaatatcggatatcggtatcggccaaaaatgtcatatcggtgcatcactatcTTTAACTTCTTTCTATAGTTCTCCAAAGTAACTCTCACTTCTGTAGtgctgtaatgtgtctgtaaggGCTAGAGCCACTGCCCTTGCTAGGTCAAGAGAGCTTGATTGGAGCATGTCAGAAAGACATTTGGCATCACCAAGCACTTTACAAAAGGTAACCAAAAGCCCAATGAAATGTAAATCTATCTGAGAAAAAAGGCCCCTTGCCTCCACTGATCTATCACCACTACTTTCAAGTGTGATATCCTGTAGCACTCTCAGAACTGCTGGAAGCCTGTCCCTCAGATTCCGGCATGCCATGTATCTGCATGCCCACCTTACATCCGtaagtctctgtagttccctgggctgctgctgtggataaagctctttctgaactgcaagccacttgagatgaacgtacgAGCCAGATACAAAGTTATAAAGCTTCTGCAGGAGAGCAAAAAAGTGAACTGCCTCAGGCACTGATTTTACAGCATCGACAAGGACCAAATTCAAACAATGTTCATTACAGTGCACATAAAATGCAAATCTTGCACTGTTTTACAAGTTTATTTCTGTAGTCCAGACCATGTTTTTCAAGGCAATCAATTATCATTTATTGAGACCTGCTGCATCTAAGCTTTCAGctgactgaaaatgtaaaaagcTTTCATGGATGGCCCCGTTGTAACAGTACCTCACAACTAAAGACTTTTATTATTTTTCCGGTAAATCTTTGGTTTCATCTGCAATTACACTAAAAACGTCACTTTCTTTTACTTCTCTTGTTATTTCACTTTGTACCATCTCAGCTAAGCCCTCAAGAACTTTGTTCTAGATTTGGTGGCTTGTGTACTTAGCATTGCCACATGCATTCATCCTTTTCTCTATGAGAGGGTCATGCTTTGCTATTTCTTCTTAAAATGACCATTAGACTCTCGATGACCTCTCTGCGCTATATTTTGAGTGGCAGTTAATAGGAGACGTCTGCAATTGTTTTAATGTGAGTACAGTTTTCCTCCCCTTTTTCTGTCctgatttatgacatctaacATTGATGAGTTGCTGTCAATAGCCCTTTTATGCTGATTCCAAGCATACATATCGTTGGtatactttgaagcaaggtaggAAGCAAGGTAGCAGCAAGGTAGAATCGATCTGCCTTCGAATGGCGCTTAAACCCAGAATCTTTAAACAGCGCCTTTTTCCAGTTACAAAAACCTGACTGTGTTGTGAAGGCAGATTCAGGTGTATTTGACAGAGAAAAATGCCTACAGGCGAAACAATAAGTCAAATCTTGACTTACAGAATATTCAAGCCATGAATTGTCCTTATACCAGGAGCTGTTGAAAGCCCTTTTCCTAGTACCATGCTGAGTTCTGGGAAATGTTTTCAAACAAGACTGTACAGGACCCTCTTCTCTGGATCTTGAAATGTCTGAAATACACTTTAAATAATGTGTCATCTCTATGGAAATGTATAATTAAAGCTTCCACAACATTAGATACTAACAGCTGCTAACTAAAATGCGTAGTTCAAGGTATAGGCCTGGCCTACCATTGGGTCCTTTTGGAACAGCATATCTGGTGCTTGATGTAGTTGGGAGGGGCTCGATGACATCTCCTGGCAGCTCTGGCTCACTGTCTTGCTCAGAGCCAGAGGTCTCTGTGTCATTCCTTGATACATCTATTACATTAAAAGAACACAAGAACCATTAGTGTATAATCACAATACAAATGCCACAGCCATCAAAACAAGAACACATG is a window of Salmo trutta chromosome 37, fSalTru1.1, whole genome shotgun sequence DNA encoding:
- the fbxl4 gene encoding F-box/LRR-repeat protein 4 isoform X2 — protein: MPKVLDFSSHYGSENSMSYTMWNLAGMPNVYPSSGDFTQTAVFRAYGTWWEQCVSAPLPFRRTPKAFHSQDYIELAFEEPVYPTAVEVLETYHPGAIVQIMACSLNPFSQNPPTDVRWEVLWAEEPTKVLTPQARQFSPSIKQLSFPTNLIRVEVNSSLLKYYTELDAVVLRGQKERPILSLYKMPRIDICDLSDSDEELSDPGVSFRQAGDGKHINLGNGYFDKLPYELIQLIVSHLTLPDLCRLTQTCKLLHQHCCDPLQYIQLSLQPYWARLSDTSLGHLQGRCTLLQRLNLSWTGNRGALTLTGFSSFMKACGGSLVCLELSCCHFLSEPCLEVISQTCPGLQELNLSSCDRLHPQAFTHISKLTRLRRLVLYRTKIEQTAMLSILTFCIELRHLNLGSCVMIEDYDVVASMLAVRCRSLRSLDLWRCRNLTERGLAELAAGCRLLEELDLGWCSTLQSSSGCFQHLARNLQCLRKLFLTANRTVCDSDIEELAANCPALQHLDILGTRMVSSSSLRKLLQACPKLLLLDVSFCAQVDARIVQELCGLFPNVAIKKSFTQ
- the fbxl4 gene encoding F-box/LRR-repeat protein 4 isoform X1, with product MLTLLSMFYYICLRRRSRSGTRGEALTSRRAVESGQRATLPISVEVEQYAKEVLDFSSHYGSENSMSYTMWNLAGMPNVYPSSGDFTQTAVFRAYGTWWEQCVSAPLPFRRTPKAFHSQDYIELAFEEPVYPTAVEVLETYHPGAIVQIMACSLNPFSQNPPTDVRWEVLWAEEPTKVLTPQARQFSPSIKQLSFPTNLIRVEVNSSLLKYYTELDAVVLRGQKERPILSLYKMPRIDICDLSDSDEELSDPGVSFRQAGDGKHINLGNGYFDKLPYELIQLIVSHLTLPDLCRLTQTCKLLHQHCCDPLQYIQLSLQPYWARLSDTSLGHLQGRCTLLQRLNLSWTGNRGALTLTGFSSFMKACGGSLVCLELSCCHFLSEPCLEVISQTCPGLQELNLSSCDRLHPQAFTHISKLTRLRRLVLYRTKIEQTAMLSILTFCIELRHLNLGSCVMIEDYDVVASMLAVRCRSLRSLDLWRCRNLTERGLAELAAGCRLLEELDLGWCSTLQSSSGCFQHLARNLQCLRKLFLTANRTVCDSDIEELAANCPALQHLDILGTRMVSSSSLRKLLQACPKLLLLDVSFCAQVDARIVQELCGLFPNVAIKKSFTQ